TTCGTGCCCTGCACGGGCCGGGCGCCCGAGCCGTCGGCTTCCGTGGCGCTGGAGCTCATGGTCCCGGGCGATCCGGCACCGGTACGCGCCCTCGGGACCGTGCTCCGCCGTCGGGACGGCGGCTTCGAGGCGCGGGTGGCGCTGGCCGACGCGGCTCGCTCCCGGCTGGAGTCCTCGGTGAAGCGGCTTTGCGCTGGGGAATCCAAGGAGCTGCGGCACGAAGGCCGCCTGCCCATCCGCCTCCCGGCTCGGCTCTCGCTCGCCGGCGGCAACGTCGTCGCGGCCTGGACCCGAGACCTCTCCCGCGGCGGCGCCTTCGTACAGATCGAAGCGCCTCCGGCGCTGGGCACCGCCGTCGAAGTCTCGATCGAGCTGCCGGGTGGCGAGTTGCTCCGCGCGCCGTCCCAGGTCGTGCGGGTGGTGGGACCGGCAGAGGCGAGCGCTCGCGGGAGGCCTGCGGGATGCGGCCTCTCCTTCGGCGAGCTCTCGCCCGGCGACCGGGAGAAACTCGAGGCCTTCGTGGACGCGACCGAGCTCCGCCCCAACGCCCGCGTGCTCCTCGTGGACGACGTCGCGCTCTTCCGCAGGATCCTGGGAGACGAGCTCGCCTCTCGCGGCTGCGAGGTGCTCGAGGCCGAAAACGGCGCGGACGCCTTCGACCGGCTGGTAGACGAGCTCTTCACGCTGGACCTGCTGATCCTCGACCTCGTGCTCCCCAACACCTCGGGTGTCGAGCTCCTTCACCGGATTCGCCAGCTGGGCGGCGAATCCGACCTGAAGATCGCGGTGGTCGCCGGCAGCGTCGACAACCCTGGAGTGCGGAGCCGAATCCTCGCCGCGGGCGCGAACGAGGTCCTCCCGAAGTCGCTCCCCGCACCCGAGATCGCGGATCGCCTGTTGGGGCTGCTCCGGTCCTAACGCGAGGGGAGCTTGGACCGGACCGCTTCCCACGAGCGCTGCGGCGGCTGGCCCACCTCGCAAGGGAGGCCGGAGTCCTGCCAGCCCTTCTCGATCACCTGCCCCGCCGCGTCGCGGGCGCCGCCGAAGCCGGTGCGGCACTCCACGAGGTCCTCGCGGCCCGTGGCCTCGAGGAGCTGCGCCGCCTTCAGGGAGCGGTTCCCCCCGGCGCAGCCCAGGACGATCTTCGACTCCGGCGGAAACGCGGTTTCGAACGCCTCGATGAAGAGGGGGTTCGGCGTCATCCCCGCGGCGGAGCGGTGCATGAACGGGATGTTCACCGCCCCCGCCGGATGACAGGCCTCGAACTCCGCCTCGCTGCGTACGTCGACGTAGGTGTAGCCCTGCTGCAAGAGGTCGTTCGCTTCTTCAGGCGAGATCCGCTTCGGCATCCGTGTCTCCTCCGAGGAGCTGTCCGTAGCGCTCCTCCATGGTCGTGCGGACATATCGTTCGATGTCGTCCGCGGTGTCGAGGGCCATCGCCGCCTGGAGCAGCTCCCGACCATCACTAATCGTGCTCGCTCGTATCACACGTCTGACGAGGGGGATCGCCGACGCCGCCATCGAGAGCTCGTCGACCCCGAGGCCGAGCAGCATCAGCGTGTACTGCGCCTCGCCCGCCATCTCGCCGCAGACCGACACCGGGATCCCGCGGGCGTGGCCGGCGTCGACGACGAGCTGCATCATCCGCAGGATCGAGAGGTGGAGCGGCTGGTAGAGGTAGGCCACCTCGCGGTTCTGGCGATCGATCGCCAGCGAATACTGGATCAGGTCGTTTGTCCCGATGCTGAGGAAATCCACCTCCGCGGCGATCCGATCCGCGAGGAGCGCGGCGGACGGGACCTCGATCATCGCCCCCACCTCCGGCTGCGCCGTGGGGATCCCCTCCGCGCGAAGCTCCTCCCGCGCCGCCTCGAGCGCGGCCCTGGCGGCGCGGAGCTCGATCATGCCGGAGACCAGCGGAAAGAGGACGCGGACGGGGCCGTGGACCGAGGCCCTGAGGATCGCGCGAAGCTGCGTGCGGAAGACCTCCGGATTCCGCCTGCACAAGCGCAGGGCCCGAAGGCCCAGGGCGGGGTTCGGCTCGCTCCGCCGCAGCCGGTCCATCGGCATCTTGTCGGCGCCGAGGTCCACGGTGCGGATCGTGACGGGCCGCCCCTCCATCTGGATCACGAGGTTCCGGTAGACCTCGTAATGCTCGTCCTCGCTCGGCAGGTCGGTGCGGCCGAGGTAGAGGAACTCGGTGCGGAAGAGGCCGATGCCACTCGCGCCCGCCCGCGCCACGCCGGGGATCTCGATCTCGAACTCGAGGTTCGCGTTGAGCCTCACGACGCTGCCGTCGAGGGTGCGCGAGGGCAGCGTCCGCTCCCGCTCGAAGGCCTGCTCGGTGCGGGCGAAGCGCGCCTTCGCCTCGGCGAAGCGGACGAGCTGGTGGGGCTCCGGCCGGAGCGCGACCGTGCCCCGCTCGCCGTCGAGGGCGATCTCGTCGCCAGCCGCGGCGAGCTCGCTGGCCCGCACCGCGCCCATGACCGCGGGGATCCCCCGCGCGTGGGCGACGATCGCCGTATGGGAGGTCTTGGCGCCGCGGTCCGTGACGAGGCCGAGGATCCGCCCGGGCTGCAGGAGCACTGCAGCGTCCGCGGGCGAAAGATCTCGGGCCACGAGCACGACGCCGGTCGGGATCTCCTCGGCGGCGTCGGGGATTCGGCCCATCAGGTTCCGCACCACCCGGTCGGCGACGAAGGTCACGTCGTGGCGCCGCTCCCGGAAGTACTCGTCCCCCAGCCGTCCGAAGGCGCTCCGCAGCTTCCGCGCACAGCGGCGGATCGCCCACTCGGCGTTCATCTGCTCGTCGCGGACGAGCTTCTTCGCCGCCCCCCCGAACTCGGGGTCCTGGAGCATGAGCCGGTGGGCCTCGAGGATCAGCGCGTGCTCGGGGCCCTCGCCTGCCTCCACGCGGCGCTTCATCTCGAGGAGCTGCCGGTCCGCCAGCGCCAGCGCAGCCTCGAGGCGCTCGAGCTCGGACTCCGCCTCACCGGGCGCGAGGGGCCTTCGCGGCGTGCGGACGCGCCCGCGGTCGAGCAGGTAGGCGGGCCCGACCGCGATGCCGGCGGAGGCACCGATTCCGGTCAGGACGATTGGGGCACGGTTGCTCAAGGCTCGGGTCCCATCCTACCTCACCCCGTATCCTCGCCGAAGCCGCTCTCGATCAACGCGCCGATCGCCTCCATGGCCTCGGCGCCGTCGGCTCCGTCGGTCCGGACCGCCACCGTCGACCCTTGCGCGGCGGCGAGCATCAGCACGCCCATGATGCTCTTCGCGTTCGCGTTCTGGCCGTTCCGAGACACGGAGATCTCCGACTGGAACCGATTCGCCGTCTGCACCAGACGAGCGGCGGCGCGGGCGTGGAGCCCCAGGCGATTGACGATGGTGAACGTGCGCTCCAAAGCTTCCATCGTTCCTCTCTAAGCCCAGACGAGGGCCAGCACGATCCCGACCGCGACCGCGATCCATCCTGCCGCGACGGAACCGCGCCTCGCGAGCAACCACCAGGCGGCGGCCCACGCGACGATCGACGCGCCCAGGAGCAGCGCGAAGCTCGCGTTTCCCGCGCCATGATGCCCGGTCGCGAAGGCGATGGGCACGAAGGCGGCTGCGACACCGCCCAACACCGCCACGGCCACGCGAAGCCTCGCGCCCCAGCGGAGGAGACCGATTCGCCGCAGCACCTCCACCACCTCCCCCTCGCGCCGGTAGCCCTCGACGAAGAGGCGTACACGAAGAGCGAAGTGGGGCAGGTCGTAGAGGCCCAGGAAGATCGCGACGGCCCACAGGCCCGTCCAGGGGCTCGAGAGCGCCGCCACGAGTCCCGCGAGCGGCCGCAGCGAGAGCCAGAAGAAGGAGTCTCCCACGGCGGCGAGGGGAAACATCAGCGCCTGCCTGAAGCGCTCCAGCTCCTCCACCGGCTCCTCGCCCCTCGCGATCCGCTCCTCGTGGCGGAGCACGCCGCCCAGGATCGCGGCGGAGAGGTAGGGGTGGGTGTTGAAGAACGCGACGTGGCGCTTCACCGCCTCGGTGCGGGCCTCGCCCTCGGGATGGAGCCACGCGAGGGCCGGCCAGAGGGCGTGGGCCATCCCCAGGCTCTGCATCCCCCTTGGATTCCACGACGCCTGGAGGAGGAGGCTGCGCAGGAAGACGCGCAACCGGATCCGCCCGGGGAGCGCGCTCCTCGCCGCCAGGCCCGCGTGGGATCGGTGGGCGATGAGGCTCATGGGTGCCTCCCGCTCATCGCCAACGCGACGACGACCGCGCACGTTGCGCCGAGGCCCGCCATCCAGAGGCCCCCGGGAATCCTGGCCACCCGGACGGAGGCCGCGCCTCCGACCGCCCAGAGGAGGAGCCATCCGTAGCCCAGGCCCTCGTCGAGCCATAGGGGGAGCGAGCGGTGGATCAGGGCCACCAGCGGGCCCCCCGCCGCCGCGGCGACGGCCGCCAGGACCGCCGCGCCGACGAAGGGGCGCCACAAGCCCTTCAGGTGTTCCTCGACCGCGCGGTCGGGACGGCCTTCTTCGAGCCAGCGCTCCGCCCTCGCCTGCGCCTTCTCGTTCGATCGCTCATCGAGGCGCTCCAGCCGCCGCGCCACGATCGCCACCGGCGCGAAGAGCGCGAAGGCGAGGCAGGCGATGCTCGCGTCGAAGCCGGCGGATCCCGCGCTGACCCCCGCCGCCACGATCGCCAACGAGGCGGCGGTCTCGTGCTGCGGCAACGAGGCGCCGAGGTTCGCGGCGCCGATCCAGAGCAGCTCGAGCGGCGCTCCGATCATCAGCCCAGCCTGCGCATCGCCGAGGATCCAGCCGAGCAGCGGCCCGACCACGATCGGCCGGCTCGCCTGCGCCTGCAGGAAGGCCTTTCGATCGAGGCTCACGAGACCGCCGACCACCGCAGCGGCGATGATCGGCAGCGGGCCGCTCACCGGTGCGCCGCCTCGAGCCGCGCCTCGAGCTCCCGGAGGGAGGCCCGGTGATCCGTCGGGACCGCACGAGCTTCGACCTCGATCCCCTTGCCGGCCATCTCCTCCAGGAGGGCGAGCTCGGCCTCCGAGAGGAAGACCGAGGGGGAGACCGGCTTCCGACCTGCAGCGAAGTGGACGTTGCCGAGGTTCACGTGGGCCACCTCCGCGCCCCTCGCGAGCGCCTCCACCGCTCCCTCCACGTCTCGGACGAGCACGAGCACCCGCTTCGGCCCTCGCGAGAGCGCCTTCCAATCGACCTCGTCGAAGCGGAGGATCTCCGAGGTGACGAGGGGCGGAAGCGCCAGCGACATCGCCGCCTGCATGAGCGGCGACGCCGCCGCGGCGTCGTCCACGACCACCACCTGCTCGGCACGAAGGTGGGGGATCCAGGTGGAGACCACCTGGCCGTGGATCATCCGGTTGTCGACGCGGAGCAGGGAGATCATGGCTTTCCGACCTGGCCGATCCCTCGCAGGCGATCGCTGGCGAAGACCACATTCGCGCGGCCGAACTCGACGAGCTCCGCCGCGACGTCCCTGGCAGACTTTCCCGCCGAGCGGCTGGTCGCGACCTTGAGCAGCATCGGCAGGTTGACGCCGGCCACGACCTCGAGCCTCCCGGCCTCCATGAGGGAGAGGCCGCAGGTGGAGGGCGTGCCGCCGAAGACGTCCACGAGGACCACGACGCCCTCGCCCTGGTCCACGCGCTCCACCGCGTCCAGGATCTTCCGCCTGCCGGTATCGAGGCCCTCGTGCGGGAGCAGGTTCACGATCGCGAGATCCGCGAGCGTGCCCACGATTCCTTCCGCTGCGGTGACCAGCGCCTCGGCCATGCGCCCGTGCCCCGCGACCACGATCCCGACCATGGTGGCTTTTGCCTCCGGCTTCGCGCGACTTATATATGCCTTCCGACCGACGTGGAAGGAACCCGGTCAGTCCTTCTCCACGTCCCGATCCCAGACGCGCACCAGGGTCTCGGTGCCGGAGAGGCCCTCGGCGAGGGCCCGGGCGAAGGCGACGGAGCGGTGCTTCCCGCCGGTGCACCCGATCGCGACGGTGAGGTAGCTCTTTCCCTCCCGCCTGTAGTGCGGGAGGAGGAACTGCACCATCCCGCGGACATGGGTCAGGAAGGCCTGCGCCTCTTCCCTCTCCATCACGTAGGCGGCGACGTCGGGCTCGCGCCCGGTGCGCTCGCGCATGCCGGCCACGAAATAGGGGTTCGGCAGGAAGCGAACGTCGACCACCAGATCGGCCTGCGGCGGCAGCCCGTACCGGTAGCCGAAGGAGGTCACGGTGACGTTGAGGAGGCCGTCCACGTGCTCGCCGAAGCGGCTCTGGATCATCCGCTTCAGCTCGTGGACCGTCACGCTGGTGGTGTCGATCACCTCGTCCGCCATCGCGCGCAGGTGGCGGATCAGCTTTCGCTCCTCCGCGATCCCGTCGGGGACGGTGCCCTCCGGGGAGATCGGGTGGCGCCGGCGCGTCTCGGAGAAGCGGCGGATCAGCGCGTCGTCCGCGGCGTCCAGGAAGAGGACCTCGACCTGGAGGCCGTCGCGGCGAAGTCCCTCGATCGCCTGGGGCGTGTCCGCGAGGAAGCGGCCTTCGCGGGCGTCGACCACGACCGCGACCTGCGGCATGTTCCCCGCGTAGCGGGCGAGCTCCATCAGCTTCCCGAGGAGGGGCACCGGGAGGTTGTCGATGCAGAAGAAGCCCACGTCCTCCAGCGCGCGAATCGCCGTGGACTTTCCGCTCCCGCTCATCCCCGTGATCAACACGATGCGCGGCGAGCTGCTCGAAACGTCCGGAGTCATTCGACCTCGTCTCCCAAACCGCGGCTCGGGCGCACCTGCGCGATCTCGCGGTTGAGCTGTGCCTGGAACTCGCGCGCGGAGTGATAGCCCTGGAACTTCAGGAGCTGGTTCCGGGCCGCGACCTCGATGATCGTCGCCATGTTCCGCCCCGGCCTCACCGGGACCGTGAGCTTCGGGATCTCGACGTCGAGGATGGTGTGGTGACGATCCTCGATCCCGAGCCGGTCGTACTCCATCCCGGGATCCCACTCCACCAGCTCGACCACCATCTCGATCTTCTTCCGCTCGCGGATTGACGCGATGCCGAAGAGATCCTTGATGTTGATGATGCCGAGGCCGCGGATCTCCATGTGGTGCTTGATGATCGCCGAGCCGGATCCGTAGACCGAGTCGAGCTTCTTGCGCTTGATCTCGACGATGTCGTCGGCGACGAGCCGGTGGCCGCGCATCACGAGATCGAGGGCCGCCTCGCTCTTGCCGATCCCGCTCTTCCCGAGGAGGAGGATCCCCACCCCGAAGACGTCGAGGAGCGCGCCGTGCACCGAGGTCTGCGCGGTGAGCGCCTCGGCGAGCACGTCCTGCACCTTCACGATGAAGGTCGAGGAGAGGAGCGTGGTCACCATCAGCGGGCAGCCGTGCCGCTCCGCCGCCTCCACCATGCAGGCGGGCACCGGCAGGCCCTTGGTCACCACCAGGCAGGCGAGGGTCTGCGAGAAGAAGCCCTCGGCGATCTCGTCCTGCCGGGCGGGCGGGAGGGTGCCGAAGTACTCCAGCTCGGTGTTGCCGAAGACCTCGATCCGCTCCGGGTGGATGTGCTTGAAGAAGCCGGCGAGGACCAGGCCGTGCTTCTGCACCCGATCGTGCGTGATCCTCCGCTCCAGGCCCGCGCGGCCGGCGACCAACGAAAGCTTCAGCTCCTCGCCGCTCTCCTCGAGCAGGCGCGCGACCTTGATCGAGCTCACGCCGCCTCGTGGCACGATTCGGGAGGCAGCGTCAAGCGCATCGCCGGCTCGCGCAGCGCCCCGATCGTTCGCCGATGTAGGCGCTGGTACTCAGCGGGAACCGGCGGCCTTCGCCGGCGCGTCGCCAGCGAGGGCCGTCGCGAGCCTCGCGTCCACGGTCTCGAGCAGCGACTCGGCGCCGGAGGCGGTCTCCGGGAAGGAGACCAGGCTCGCGACCGGCGTGGCCTGGTAGCCCGGCAGGCGCGGCTCGGCGGAGCGGAGCTCGGCGAGCTGGCGATCGACCAGGCGCTCGGCATCCGCGCGGGTGACGGAGTGGAGGAGGACCGCGATCCGATCCGGGCCGACGCGAGCGACCACGTCGCTGTCCCGGAACGCCGCGCGGATCCGGGCGGCGAAGGCCGCGAGGACCTCGTCTGCCGCGAGCGAGCCCTGGGACTCCCGGAGCGCGCCGAGGTCTGCGTCGAAGCCGGCTATGGCCAGGGTCCGCCCTTCGCGCCGCGCGAGGGAGACGGCGTTCTCGCAGGCGCGGAGCAAGGTGGGGAGGTCGACCAGGCCCGTGAGCGGATCGCGCCCGCGAGAGGCCTCGTCGCCCTGGCGCAGGGAGAGCTGCCCCATCACCGCGGCGGCGAGCTCGTCCGGGAGGAAGGGGTTGGCGAGGACCACCGCTGCTCCCGCCTCGACGAGGGCCGCGCGGCCCTCGCCTGCCCCCGCGATCGCGAGGACGGGCGTCCATCGGGTGTGCAGGTCGGCTCGGATCACGCGCAGGAGGTCGGCGCCCTCGGCGAAGGAGCCGACGTCGAGGATGAACAGCTCCGGAGGCCGGCGCTCCACGGCCGCGAAGAGCTCGGCGGCGGTGGCGGCGGGCTCTGCGGCGACCCCGTGGGGCGCGAGGCTCTCGGCCACGAGGGAGAGGGTGGCGCGGTTGGAGCCCGCGACGACGATCCGGGTCCCCAGCCGAGGCCTGGCGTACTCGGTGGCGACACGGAAGAGCCCCTGGAGGTCGGGAGGCCTGGCGACGATGCCCACCGCGCCGGCGCGGATCGCCTCGAGCCGCGCGTCGAGGGAGGAATCGCGGGAGACGACCACCACGGGGCCGATCCCGGCGCCGCGGAGCCGCGAGCAGATCTCGATCCGCCCCTCGTCGAGGCCCACGATCACCACGTCGGGCCGCTCGTCGATCGCGGTGCGCAGCGCCTCGTCGGGAGCGCTGCAGATCCGCAGCGACTCGTCGGCGCCGAAGGCCGCAGCGGCCTCCTCGCTCTCGATCAGCAGGACCTTCGGGCGCCAGCCCCTGCCCCGCCGGCCCATGACCGGCGTGGCGCCGGCGGCGGCGCGGACCTTCGCCCCGAGGGCCGAGACCAGGCCATCGAGCTTGGCCCTGCCCGCGCCCGGCGCAAGCAGGCCCGGGCCCGCGGCGACGATCAGATCCTCGATCGCGCCCCCGAGCCGGGAGATCTCCGGAAAGCCGTACGAGGCCCCGGAGCCGCGAAACCGATGGGCCGAGAGCCTCAGCGAGCGGAGGGCCTCCTCGTCGCCGCTCCCGCCCAGGGAGTGGAAGGCAGCGTGCATCGACGCCGCCTGCTCGCGAGAAGCGGAGAGATAATCGGCCAGGAGCGCGGCCCGCTGCTCCTCGGAGGGAAAGAGGTCCTCGTCATCCTCTCCGTCCACGTCGACGAGGGTCTCGTCGTCCTGGGCCGCGGCAGCCGGGCCGAGGAGCTGCCGGAGCGTGTTCAGGAGCTGGTCGGCCACCAGGGGCTTGTGGAGCACCGCGTCGACGCCGCACTCGTTGATCAGGAGCCGATAGCTCTTCAGGTCCCGGTAGAACGCCGTGACGAAGACGATCGGGAGCTCCGCGGCGGCGTGCGTGGACCGGAGCCGGCGCGCCACGTCCTCCCCCCGCATCCCGGGGAGGAGGCCGTCGAGGATCACCAGGGCAGGCTTCTCGGCGGCGATCCGCCGGAGGCCCTCCTCGCCGGAGCGGACGGCGACGAGCGTGCGACCGACCGACGTGACGGCCCCCGCTACGAGTGGGTGGAAGTTGACGTCGTCATCGATCAGCAGGACCACACCGGACTCGTGCCGCACGTCGGACCCCCCAGTCAGTACTTCTCGTCTTCCTCGACGATGAGACTGTAGATGGAAGCCGCGTCCTCCGCGTCCAGGATCGCGCGCCGGAGGGCAGGGCTCTTGAAGAGCCGGCTGATCCGCGCGAGGGCCTTCAGGTGGATGCCCGCGGAGTTCTCCGGCGCGAAGAGGGCGAAGAAGAGGAAGCTCGGCTTCCCGTCGATGGCGCCGAAGTCGACGCCCTTCGCCGAGCGACCGAAGACCCCGGTGAGCTGCTGCACGCCCCGGAGCTTGCCGTGGGGGATCGCCACGCCGTCGCCGATCCCGGTGGAGCCCAGCTTCTCGCGCTCGAGGAGGATCTCCGGGAGATGGCCGGCGAGCGGTCCCGCCAGGCGCGCCGACATGGGCGCGCTGAGCTCCTCCAGGATCGTTCGCTTGTCCGTGCCCGCGAGGGACGAAAAGACGAAGTCGGGGCTGAGGAACTCGGAGATCTTCATGGTGCTTCCCCGTTGGATCGCGGCCCCGGTTGGTACACCCCCGGCCTGCCGCCGATCAAGCCCCGAGGTTAATAGATCTTCCGTCGCTTGCTGGACGGGAGGATCCCGATCTCCTCCCGGTACTTGGCCACGGTCCGCCGGGCGATCACGATCTTCTCGAGCCTGAGCAGCTCGACCAGCTTCTGATCGGAGTGGGGCGTCGTCTCCGACGCGACGATCCGCTTGATCGCGGCCTTGACCGCCTCGCTCGCCACCTCGTCGCCGCCGGACTTGGCGATGGCGGAGTTGAAGAACCACTTGAGCTCGAAGATCCCCTGGGGCGTGTGCACGTATTTGTTCGTGGTCACGCGCGACACCGTGGACTCGTGCATCTGGATGTCTTCGGCGACGTCCTTGAGGATCAGCGGCTTCAGCTGCGAGACCCCGTGGTCCAGGAAGTCCCGCTGGAACTTCACGATCGACTCGGTGACCTTGTGGATCGTGCGCTGCCGCTGGTGGATGGAGCGGATCAGCCACAGCGCCGATCGCAGCTTCTCCTGGATGAACTCCTTGGAGCCGTTCGCCTTCGCGTCGCCGTTGCGGAGCGCGTCGCGGTAGTGGTGGCTGATCCGGAGCTTCGAGAGCCCGTCGTCGTTCACCACCACCATGTATTCGTCGCCCACCTTGTGCACGTAGACATCGGGCGTGATGTACTGCGCTTCCTCGGAGACGAAGTGGCGGGCGGGCCGGGGGTCCATCTCGGCGATGGTCTTCACCGCCTCGATCACGTCCTCCCGGACGTCGTCCTTCTCCGCCTTGGTCTCCTTGGCCCATTCCTTGACGATGGCCTCGAGGTTCTTGGACTCGAGGGCCTTCAGGAAGCGGCGGATGATCACGCCGACGAGGGTGCCCTCTTCTCCCCAGGCGCGGGCCTGGATCAGCAGGCACTCCTGCAGGTCGCGGGCGCAGACGCCGAGCGGCTCGAGCTTCTGGAGCTTCCCGAGGGCGCTCGCCGCCACCGCCAGGCTGGCCCCCGCCTCGGCGGCCACGGCGATCAGCGGGTCTCCCTCGAAGTCCTCGATCCGGAAGTAGCCGAAGTCGTCGAGGTTGCCGAGGATCAGGAGCGCCACCGTCTCCTCCTCCTCGGCGAAGTCGGCGAGGCGCATCTGGGCGACGAGGTGCTCGAAGAGGGTCTCTTCCCGGGTGAGGTTCGCCTCGAAGGGAGGCAGGTCCTCGGACATCCCCTTGTTCGAGGCCGTGGTCGGCGTGAGCTGGTAGCTGTTGAGGTAGTTCTCCCAGTCGATCTCGTTCTGCCCGTCGGCGCCCTTCACCTCCTCGGAACGGTTCTCGGGAGGCTCGGGCGCCGCCCTCTCCTGCTCCACGAAGCGCTCGATCGAGGTCAGCTCCTCCGCCGACTCGGCGCGATCCTGGTCGATGGTGCTGGTCGGCTCCTCCAGGAGCGGGTTCTGCTCGATCTCCTCGCGGATCAGGGACTCGAGCTCGAGCCGGGAGAGCTGCAGGAGCTTGATCGCCTGCTGCAGCTGGGGCGTCATCACCAGCTGCTGCGACATTCTCAGGTGCTGCTTGAGCTCCAGCGACATCTCCCACCCTTGGCTGCTTCGAATCGAACGTGAGTGTACCGGCCTCTTCAGTCGAGGCGGAACTTGTCCCCTAGATAGAGCGAACGCGCCCGCTCGCTCGACGCCACCTGCGCCGGCGTCCCCTCCTCCAGAATCCTCCCCGACGCGATGATGTAGGCGCGATCGCAGATCCCCAGCGTCTCGCGCACGTTGTGATCGGTGATCAGCACGCCCAGCCCTCGGCCCTTCAGGTCCGCGACCTGGCGCTGGATCTCGCCCACGTTGATGGGATCCACGCCGGCGAAGGGCTCGTCGAAGAGAATGTAGGTCGGCCGCGGGATGAGCGACCGAGCGATCTCGCAACGCCGCCGCTCGCCCCCGGAGAGAGACTCCCCGCGGGTGTCGGCGACCTTCTCGAGCCCGAACTCCCGCAGGAGCTCCTCGCAGCGCTCCTGCCTCTCGGCGCGGGAGAGCGATTGCCCCTCCAGGACCGCGAGGAAGTTCTCGCGCACCGTGAGCTTGCGGAAGATCGAGGCCTCCTGCGGCAGGTAGCCGATCCCCGCCCGGGCGCGCCGGAACATCGGAAGGTGGGTGACGTCGTGGTCGCCCAGGTTCACCTGGCCCGCGTCGGGCCGCACCATGCCGACCACCATGTTGAACGACGTGGACTTGCCGGCCCCGTTCGGACCGAGCAGGCCCACCACCTCACCGGGGCGGACCTCCAGGTTCACGCCGTCCACCACCCGCCTGCCGCGGTAGATCTTGACCAGGCCCTCCGCCCTCAGGGCGGGAACGTCCGGCCTCGCACCGCTCGCGATCATTTCGTCCCCTTCTGCAGCTCTTCCACGGGGAAGACCGCTCGGGGCTTCTCGATCTCCACCCTGCCCTGGCCCACCTGGAAGACCGCGCGATCGCCGCGGAGGGACGAGGA
The Vulgatibacter incomptus DNA segment above includes these coding regions:
- the hprK gene encoding HPr(Ser) kinase/phosphatase, whose product is MSSIKVARLLEESGEELKLSLVAGRAGLERRITHDRVQKHGLVLAGFFKHIHPERIEVFGNTELEYFGTLPPARQDEIAEGFFSQTLACLVVTKGLPVPACMVEAAERHGCPLMVTTLLSSTFIVKVQDVLAEALTAQTSVHGALLDVFGVGILLLGKSGIGKSEAALDLVMRGHRLVADDIVEIKRKKLDSVYGSGSAIIKHHMEIRGLGIINIKDLFGIASIRERKKIEMVVELVEWDPGMEYDRLGIEDRHHTILDVEIPKLTVPVRPGRNMATIIEVAARNQLLKFQGYHSAREFQAQLNREIAQVRPSRGLGDEVE
- a CDS encoding response regulator encodes the protein MVLLIDDDVNFHPLVAGAVTSVGRTLVAVRSGEEGLRRIAAEKPALVILDGLLPGMRGEDVARRLRSTHAAAELPIVFVTAFYRDLKSYRLLINECGVDAVLHKPLVADQLLNTLRQLLGPAAAAQDDETLVDVDGEDDEDLFPSEEQRAALLADYLSASREQAASMHAAFHSLGGSGDEEALRSLRLSAHRFRGSGASYGFPEISRLGGAIEDLIVAAGPGLLAPGAGRAKLDGLVSALGAKVRAAAGATPVMGRRGRGWRPKVLLIESEEAAAAFGADESLRICSAPDEALRTAIDERPDVVIVGLDEGRIEICSRLRGAGIGPVVVVSRDSSLDARLEAIRAGAVGIVARPPDLQGLFRVATEYARPRLGTRIVVAGSNRATLSLVAESLAPHGVAAEPAATAAELFAAVERRPPELFILDVGSFAEGADLLRVIRADLHTRWTPVLAIAGAGEGRAALVEAGAAVVLANPFLPDELAAAVMGQLSLRQGDEASRGRDPLTGLVDLPTLLRACENAVSLARREGRTLAIAGFDADLGALRESQGSLAADEVLAAFAARIRAAFRDSDVVARVGPDRIAVLLHSVTRADAERLVDRQLAELRSAEPRLPGYQATPVASLVSFPETASGAESLLETVDARLATALAGDAPAKAAGSR
- the lptB gene encoding LPS export ABC transporter ATP-binding protein yields the protein MIASGARPDVPALRAEGLVKIYRGRRVVDGVNLEVRPGEVVGLLGPNGAGKSTSFNMVVGMVRPDAGQVNLGDHDVTHLPMFRRARAGIGYLPQEASIFRKLTVRENFLAVLEGQSLSRAERQERCEELLREFGLEKVADTRGESLSGGERRRCEIARSLIPRPTYILFDEPFAGVDPINVGEIQRQVADLKGRGLGVLITDHNVRETLGICDRAYIIASGRILEEGTPAQVASSERARSLYLGDKFRLD
- the rpoN gene encoding RNA polymerase factor sigma-54 encodes the protein MSLELKQHLRMSQQLVMTPQLQQAIKLLQLSRLELESLIREEIEQNPLLEEPTSTIDQDRAESAEELTSIERFVEQERAAPEPPENRSEEVKGADGQNEIDWENYLNSYQLTPTTASNKGMSEDLPPFEANLTREETLFEHLVAQMRLADFAEEEETVALLILGNLDDFGYFRIEDFEGDPLIAVAAEAGASLAVAASALGKLQKLEPLGVCARDLQECLLIQARAWGEEGTLVGVIIRRFLKALESKNLEAIVKEWAKETKAEKDDVREDVIEAVKTIAEMDPRPARHFVSEEAQYITPDVYVHKVGDEYMVVVNDDGLSKLRISHHYRDALRNGDAKANGSKEFIQEKLRSALWLIRSIHQRQRTIHKVTESIVKFQRDFLDHGVSQLKPLILKDVAEDIQMHESTVSRVTTNKYVHTPQGIFELKWFFNSAIAKSGGDEVASEAVKAAIKRIVASETTPHSDQKLVELLRLEKIVIARRTVAKYREEIGILPSSKRRKIY
- a CDS encoding PTS sugar transporter subunit IIA gives rise to the protein MKISEFLSPDFVFSSLAGTDKRTILEELSAPMSARLAGPLAGHLPEILLEREKLGSTGIGDGVAIPHGKLRGVQQLTGVFGRSAKGVDFGAIDGKPSFLFFALFAPENSAGIHLKALARISRLFKSPALRRAILDAEDAASIYSLIVEEDEKY